The nucleotide sequence AGCGTGGCCACGCCCTGCGCCAGGTCCGCCTCGCCCGCGGAGCCGCTGGCGCAGCGGAAGACGGCGCGCGCGGCGGACGCATCCACCCACGCGTCCGTGCCGCCCAGCCGCAGCACCGGCGCGCCGGGGAGGGTGGAGACGCGCGACGGATCGCCGGACGCCAGGCGGATCACCGCGCCGTCCCCCTGTCCCCCGTCCCCTGTCCCCTGTCCCCTGTCGTAGGGAAGGAGCGGCAGCCAGCGCCGGAGGAGCGGAAGCAGCGACGGCTCGGACTCCAGGCGGAGCGAGCCGTCGGCGAGCAGGGGGAGCACGGCCGGCGGGGCGCCGGCCGCGGCGTCCGTGGCGCTCAAGCGCGCAGCACCAGCGGCTCGTGGCCGCCGCCGCTGTCCTGCGCCTCGCGGTCGGCGCGCACCACCCAGGCGTGCGCCTCGATGTCGCCCTCGCCGCTCTTCACCCCGATCTTGAGCACCGCGGGAACGCCGTAGCGCCGCAGCACCAGGCACTCGGCCACGCTGCGGTACAGGCAGGTGTTCCGCCAGGGCGACGCGGGAAGGTGCGCGAGCACCCGGAGCAGCCGCAGGGCCGACCCGGTGGCGCCGCGGGGGACGCGCGTTTCC is from Longimicrobium sp. and encodes:
- a CDS encoding lasso peptide biosynthesis B2 protein; translated protein: MIRTAGAVLAGARAALAAPRWIEGPRLTELLRPPAHSRAETRVPRGATGSALRLLRVLAHLPASPWRNTCLYRSVAECLVLRRYGVPAVLKIGVKSGEGDIEAHAWVVRADREAQDSGGGHEPLVLRA